The following are encoded in a window of Chryseobacterium sp. genomic DNA:
- a CDS encoding response regulator transcription factor, whose product MKFPAADDFFLTQNIVNQLTDTEAAQSTDFLQVVKAFENTTYQSMYVIDYLKQGFDYVSDNRLFLCGRTPEEIVAMGYEFYIHHAPTKDQELLLKINEVGFKFYDGIPVADRKQYSITYDFHLITAEKRKILVNHKYTPIFLTDEGKIWKALCIFSLSNNTEAGNIQIQRQGSNIIHEYDEVGEVWTSREKVNLSSRETEILMYASQGLSINEIADKMCVARDTIKFHRKKLFEKLEVPNISQAIAVATSYKLI is encoded by the coding sequence ATGAAATTTCCTGCCGCGGACGATTTTTTCCTCACCCAAAACATAGTAAACCAACTTACAGATACCGAAGCTGCACAGTCTACGGATTTCCTGCAGGTAGTGAAAGCTTTTGAGAATACAACCTATCAAAGCATGTATGTCATAGACTATCTGAAGCAGGGTTTTGACTATGTATCCGACAACCGTTTGTTCTTGTGCGGACGTACGCCGGAAGAAATTGTAGCGATGGGATATGAATTCTATATCCATCATGCCCCCACCAAAGATCAGGAACTGCTGCTGAAGATCAATGAAGTTGGTTTTAAATTCTACGATGGGATCCCGGTAGCTGACAGAAAACAATACTCCATTACTTACGATTTTCATCTTATCACCGCGGAGAAGCGCAAAATTCTGGTTAATCATAAATACACCCCAATATTTTTAACCGATGAAGGAAAGATCTGGAAGGCGCTCTGCATCTTTTCACTCTCCAACAATACCGAGGCTGGCAATATTCAGATCCAGCGCCAAGGCAGCAATATCATCCATGAGTATGATGAAGTGGGGGAAGTCTGGACAAGCAGGGAAAAGGTAAACCTGAGTTCCCGCGAAACCGAGATCCTGATGTACGCTTCACAGGGGCTTTCTATTAATGAGATTGCCGACAAAATGTGCGTTGCCCGGGATACAATTAAATTCCACCGGAAAAAACTTTTTGAAAAACTTGAAGTCCCCAATATCTCGCAGGCCATCGCGGTAGCTACGAGTTACAAATTAATATAG